A single Candidatus Thalassolituus haligoni DNA region contains:
- a CDS encoding ATP-binding protein: MNGKNFYLWIGVSAILYVGLAFIQLFVAHQSAKESLASDTESELKRLSTRFENQLATDRNHSVFLGSVPPIKGILRASDNLGTDPQDGTSLAEWKQRLETIFFAYLQVNDHIRQIRYIGQQNNGRELVRVERRNGIINIIPDKDMQEKGDTRYFKESMELTPHNLYVSSIELNREFGELDFPVWPTYRIAMAVHRDDSTVFGIVIINIDAGPLLDIIRNNHKSADAYLLDNDLNFLIHPDKRQVFAFELGTPSTWPSYFGSAPELNGRNLHQLDTRSGGTFYYKAQTIPYNGGKNPRALHLLEGFSDADIQSSTLQQIFQYQSVSLPVYLIAIIIVFLYHQALQERSRKAAINGQYQAIFSSSSEAILSIDTQGRITSCNPAAEHMFSLYAANIQERPVASLFHDSAKEITEAIHDTITSGQSQSLLVNETLKGNSVQLSINCNCIQTPEHIRDRVSILITDVTEEIRSRQLLESSNRRLEEEVADRTHQLEFALQQAHEANHSKSDFLAKMSHEIRTPMNGVFGMLSLLRKDTLTERQERQLDMAENSVRALTQLINDILDFSKIEAGKMDIEHIEFDLLQLFHSTVSTMYVQTMDKDVELLADLSDIQVNLVKGDANRIRQLLNNLIGNAIKFTPHGHVLVNVKTAADEHGQCQLECQVMDTGIGIAPERQQQIFTEFSQEKNSTARHYGGTGLGLSISRQLCELMGGTLTLESNPGQGSTFAFSLPLEPLRMQDHSPMPSGLESPQRVLISLRSEQEARVINNMLRHWNVQTDICPSSQLNESTLINTSADILVLDCIDFDRVQAVLAALPDQPHSLLLATPSSCVLLPQDMPNGVILADRPITTVTLERSLTSLLTRHSTSPAPGTPPLSTKPAIPPNPTHTANLFDGKSIIVADDHRINREVVKGLLEDTGATILEAKDGVEVLSILDGSSEDAVSLILMDCQMPNLDGYQATQAIRQGRTGKHYAGVPVIALTAAAVAGEREKCLAAGMNEYLTKPLEPAALFLTLKHYLPSAHPDQNTTQHRGSSKQMHWDHGALMDRINHNRPLQKRLVDMFTTRATYSLTGMQHAVDQGDIDTLVNTARGLRAAAENICALRIASTAGLIEERCSRAPSTLPGDALQQSVTELQDLLSAFQHETRQQRQ; this comes from the coding sequence ATGAATGGCAAGAATTTTTATCTCTGGATCGGGGTCTCTGCGATCCTGTACGTTGGGTTGGCGTTTATTCAACTGTTTGTCGCGCACCAGTCAGCAAAAGAATCTCTCGCCAGTGATACCGAATCCGAGCTGAAAAGGCTGTCTACCCGCTTTGAAAACCAGCTGGCTACCGATCGCAATCACTCGGTCTTTCTCGGCAGTGTGCCGCCAATCAAAGGCATTCTGAGAGCATCGGACAATCTCGGCACCGACCCGCAGGACGGAACCTCACTGGCAGAGTGGAAGCAGCGACTGGAAACCATCTTTTTTGCCTATTTGCAGGTCAACGACCACATTCGCCAAATCCGCTACATCGGCCAACAGAACAATGGCCGTGAGCTGGTGCGAGTAGAACGCCGCAATGGCATCATTAATATCATTCCCGACAAGGACATGCAGGAGAAAGGCGATACCCGCTATTTCAAAGAGTCGATGGAGCTGACCCCTCATAACCTCTATGTCTCTTCCATTGAGTTGAACCGGGAGTTTGGCGAGCTGGATTTTCCGGTATGGCCAACCTATCGGATTGCTATGGCTGTCCACCGTGATGACAGTACGGTGTTTGGTATCGTGATTATCAATATCGATGCCGGCCCCTTGCTGGATATTATTCGCAACAATCATAAAAGCGCCGATGCCTACCTGCTGGATAACGACCTAAACTTCCTGATTCACCCCGACAAACGCCAGGTATTTGCCTTTGAGCTGGGAACGCCTTCCACCTGGCCTTCCTACTTTGGCTCGGCACCAGAGCTGAACGGCCGGAATTTGCACCAGCTGGATACCCGCTCAGGAGGGACTTTTTACTACAAGGCCCAGACCATACCCTACAACGGCGGCAAGAACCCCAGAGCCTTACACCTGCTGGAGGGCTTCAGCGATGCCGATATCCAGTCCAGCACTCTGCAACAGATATTCCAGTACCAGAGCGTATCGCTGCCGGTCTACCTGATTGCGATTATTATCGTATTTCTCTATCACCAGGCGCTTCAGGAAAGAAGCCGCAAGGCCGCCATCAATGGTCAATATCAGGCCATTTTTTCGTCATCATCAGAAGCGATCCTCAGTATTGACACACAGGGCCGAATTACCAGCTGTAACCCCGCTGCAGAACACATGTTTAGCCTGTATGCCGCCAATATTCAGGAACGCCCGGTGGCATCGCTGTTCCATGATTCGGCCAAAGAAATCACCGAGGCGATCCATGACACCATCACCAGTGGACAAAGCCAATCGCTGCTCGTTAATGAAACCCTCAAAGGCAACTCGGTGCAGCTGAGCATTAACTGCAACTGTATTCAGACGCCGGAACATATACGCGACCGGGTTTCCATCCTTATTACCGACGTCACGGAGGAGATCCGTTCCCGACAGCTGTTGGAATCAAGTAATCGGCGCCTCGAAGAGGAAGTCGCTGATCGGACACACCAGCTGGAATTTGCCTTGCAGCAAGCCCATGAAGCCAATCATTCCAAAAGTGATTTTCTGGCCAAGATGAGTCATGAGATTCGGACACCCATGAATGGCGTTTTTGGCATGCTCAGCCTGTTGCGCAAGGACACCCTGACAGAACGTCAGGAACGCCAGCTCGATATGGCCGAAAACAGCGTACGAGCACTGACCCAGCTGATTAACGATATTCTCGACTTCTCCAAAATTGAAGCGGGCAAGATGGACATTGAACATATCGAGTTCGACCTGCTGCAGCTGTTTCATTCCACCGTCTCGACCATGTACGTACAAACCATGGACAAGGATGTCGAGCTACTGGCTGACCTCTCCGATATCCAGGTCAATCTGGTCAAGGGGGATGCCAATCGTATCCGCCAGCTCCTGAATAACCTGATCGGCAATGCCATCAAATTCACCCCCCACGGCCATGTTCTGGTCAACGTCAAAACCGCTGCAGACGAGCACGGCCAATGCCAGCTTGAGTGCCAGGTCATGGATACCGGCATCGGTATTGCTCCGGAACGACAGCAACAGATATTTACCGAGTTTTCCCAGGAAAAAAACAGCACTGCCCGTCACTATGGTGGTACCGGTCTGGGGCTGTCCATTTCACGCCAGTTATGTGAATTGATGGGCGGCACACTGACGCTGGAAAGCAACCCGGGCCAGGGCAGTACGTTCGCCTTTTCCTTACCACTGGAACCTCTGCGGATGCAAGATCACTCACCCATGCCAAGCGGTCTGGAATCCCCTCAGCGAGTGCTTATTTCACTCCGGTCAGAGCAGGAAGCGCGAGTCATTAACAACATGCTCCGGCACTGGAATGTCCAGACCGACATCTGTCCTTCCAGCCAACTCAACGAGTCGACGCTGATCAATACCTCTGCCGACATTCTGGTGCTCGATTGTATCGATTTTGACAGGGTACAGGCGGTACTTGCTGCGCTTCCCGACCAGCCACACAGCCTGCTACTGGCGACTCCCAGTTCCTGTGTATTGCTGCCACAAGATATGCCCAATGGCGTCATTCTCGCTGATCGGCCTATTACCACTGTCACGCTGGAACGCTCTCTGACGTCCTTGCTCACGCGCCATTCAACGTCGCCAGCTCCCGGAACGCCACCGCTGTCAACCAAACCCGCAATTCCCCCAAACCCGACGCATACCGCCAACCTCTTTGACGGAAAATCCATCATCGTCGCGGACGATCACCGCATTAACCGAGAGGTCGTCAAGGGTTTGCTGGAGGATACCGGCGCGACCATACTGGAAGCCAAAGACGGCGTCGAAGTGCTATCGATACTGGATGGCAGCAGCGAAGACGCTGTTTCACTGATTCTGATGGACTGCCAGATGCCCAATCTGGATGGCTATCAGGCAACCCAGGCTATTCGTCAGGGACGTACCGGAAAACATTATGCCGGTGTGCCTGTTATTGCCCTGACGGCCGCCGCTGTCGCTGGCGAACGGGAAAAATGTCTGGCTGCCGGAATGAACGAATACCTGACCAAGCCACTGGAACCCGCCGCCCTGTTTCTTACCCTGAAACACTATTTGCCGTCCGCACATCCCGATCAGAATACAACCCAACACCGCGGATCAAGCAAGCAAATGCACTGGGATCATGGCGCCTTGATGGATAGGATCAATCACAATCGTCCGCTGCAAAAACGCTTGGTCGATATGTTCACCACTCGCGCTACCTACAGTCTGACCGGTATGCAACACGCAGTTGATCAGGGCGATATCGACACTCTGGTCAACACCGCCCGCGGCCTGAGAGCAGCAGCAGAAAATATCTGCGCCCTGCGTATTGCCTCCACCGCTGGCCTGATCGAAGAACGCTGCAGCAGAGCACCCTCGACGTTGCCCGGTGACGCACTACAGCAATCCGTTACCGAACTGCAGGATTTACTCAGTGCCTTTCAGCATGAGACACGCCAGCAACGGCAGTAA
- a CDS encoding PAS domain S-box protein codes for MFRSMPLRVRYLVFEVVLLTVGGLLTLAVMLKLENFNQQQLQQSLTQQAEDMADQVVNRINLYEYGLRGMRGVVLVAGDRLNELAIKSYAMTRNLDQEFPGARGFGFIRKVSEQALPGYLADQQKVREHFGIRQIQRHEGDRFIIEYIEPLLGNAEAVGLDIASESARRNAAIAAMTLGDVQLTAPITLVQTAGKRLQSFLILLPVYRIPVTPLQPEEREQQLLGWSYAPLLMGQVLADLKKNDALVSLRFTDITDNQHPEVFYSTLKESTSDSSQVVQATAVQRAVFGRQWQIEVIPQPGFAASLHLVSPVQVAVVGAVVNLLLAMLLYLLISGRMRRGEYLSQRQHLAAIVDGSVDGIVSTDADGIITSWNSGAERLLGFPAETMLGTSLTERIVPENLQQESERILTSVVKRGLHVRPLETRRLALDGQLIDVSVSASGIRDASGRLVGLSQTIRDISRQKQAQAHVLELQHKLEQQVEQRTGEADRINQLLQGVLRSSSEVGIVATTKEGVITLFNSGAERMLGYCSEEMVGIRTPVIFHDSDELKQRAQQLTEALGVSVDGFDVLVALPEREGAETREWTYMTRQGKRLTVSVSVTAICSENSNEVTGYLGIVFDITHRKRTEMKLQQSLKTTQAILDTAVNPIITMDRSGNIKLFNPAAEQLFGYSSGEIIGSSIRMLMPPSVDAVTDNFMHSLLIDIEAFAGSNRTFEQEIQAMRHDGSLFPAQISFGAVEQDGGLIVVGVLTDLSEHYQHQRVVQSAISQLEMAAEVAELGVWSWDTDTELLTWNDRMFSLYQQPVELKNEDLELERWSERVHPDDQVMAESLLRTCMDVGYFDTVFRIVWPDGNIRHIQCAARAERASHGRVIRITGINQDITEQILHEAHLRYARDQADASSAAKSAFLANMSHEIRTPMTAVLGMLALLQQSQLTERQSDYLSKAQNAGRSLLLLLNDVLDYSKIEAGKLALDVHPFDMNELLRTLGVVMAGNLGQKPVELVFDITPCLPVQFEGDSKRLLQVLINLAGNALKFTPSGHVMVRVSILADSEPSMDLRIEVIDTGIGISDEQQQRIFSGFIQAEASVSRHFGGTGLGLVICKRLVELMGSELQLESRQDRGSRFWFDVKLQRTDNRSTYLASAENPPRRVLLVENKSLVATPLMRLGEAAHWEMVQALDGIAAVDYIEQANQREQPVHLVLLDASIVGIRVEELILRLRVAPLMGQAPAVIVLGVLDDHCQPLSEAAEEVAFLCKPVTPAELYHVANELLNGKQIDDNVITGLAKPRLEGVNLLVVEDNGINREIVSELLRLEGARVDLAESGQEGVNRVSDNARPYDLVLMDIQMPGMDGLEATRLIRTRVSKEQLPILAMTANVSLDDYAECIEAGMNGHVGKPIDLDRIVTAILATIDPARSPSRPVMANDQQSGGETDVLVEPLATILRRFGGKQEIYTRLLATIKEDFGVLLEKLALQLQSAGWPEAAATLHALKGNAGTMGAIGLAKRAAALEPVFVQAGSEGNNLPDSDSLIAELRHLSERSVVALQQAVQALDGMPEAKAMAGSLVSSQPGVYDRPLSSVTGEEDQEIANWLNSLDASLDNGDMKVVEMVECCPEVIRSAYPQWLEPLIMQIGSLEFEQARQTLRQMRGDQ; via the coding sequence ATGTTTCGGAGCATGCCCCTGCGAGTCAGATATCTGGTGTTTGAGGTTGTGTTGCTGACGGTTGGCGGGTTGCTGACCCTGGCGGTCATGCTGAAACTGGAAAATTTTAATCAACAGCAGCTGCAACAGTCATTGACGCAGCAGGCTGAAGATATGGCGGATCAGGTTGTTAACCGCATTAACCTTTATGAATATGGCCTGCGCGGTATGCGTGGCGTGGTGTTGGTCGCAGGCGACCGGCTGAATGAACTGGCAATAAAAAGCTATGCCATGACGCGCAATCTGGATCAGGAATTTCCGGGAGCGCGGGGGTTTGGGTTTATACGTAAAGTCTCTGAGCAAGCATTGCCGGGTTACCTTGCTGATCAACAGAAGGTGCGGGAACACTTTGGCATTCGCCAGATCCAGAGACACGAAGGCGACCGGTTTATTATTGAGTACATTGAGCCACTGCTTGGCAACGCTGAAGCCGTCGGTCTTGATATTGCCTCGGAGTCAGCGCGTCGTAATGCCGCTATCGCAGCGATGACATTGGGTGATGTGCAGTTAACGGCTCCCATTACTCTGGTACAAACTGCTGGTAAGCGGCTGCAATCCTTTCTGATTCTGCTACCGGTTTATCGTATCCCGGTGACGCCGCTGCAACCTGAAGAGCGTGAACAACAATTGCTTGGCTGGAGTTACGCCCCCTTGCTGATGGGGCAAGTGCTGGCCGATCTGAAGAAAAATGATGCCCTTGTCAGTCTGCGCTTTACCGATATAACCGATAACCAACATCCGGAAGTATTTTATTCCACCCTGAAAGAATCCACATCAGACTCGTCCCAAGTAGTACAGGCGACTGCTGTCCAGCGTGCGGTTTTTGGCCGTCAGTGGCAAATAGAGGTGATCCCGCAGCCAGGGTTTGCTGCCAGTCTTCATCTGGTCTCACCGGTTCAGGTGGCCGTGGTGGGCGCGGTTGTTAACCTGCTCTTGGCCATGTTGCTGTATCTGCTGATCAGCGGGCGCATGCGTCGCGGGGAATACCTGTCACAGCGTCAACACCTGGCGGCGATTGTCGACGGTTCCGTTGATGGCATTGTCAGTACTGATGCCGATGGCATCATCACCAGCTGGAACAGTGGTGCCGAGCGTTTGTTGGGCTTTCCGGCCGAGACCATGCTGGGAACGTCGCTGACGGAGCGCATTGTACCGGAGAACCTGCAGCAGGAAAGTGAACGTATCTTGACCTCGGTGGTGAAGCGGGGGTTGCATGTCCGGCCATTGGAAACCCGGCGTCTGGCTTTGGATGGTCAGCTGATTGATGTTTCGGTTTCGGCCTCGGGGATCCGCGATGCCAGTGGTCGTCTGGTTGGGTTGTCGCAGACCATTCGTGATATTTCTCGCCAAAAGCAGGCGCAGGCGCATGTGCTTGAACTGCAGCACAAACTGGAACAACAAGTCGAACAACGCACTGGTGAGGCCGATCGGATCAACCAATTACTGCAGGGCGTTTTGCGTTCATCGTCAGAAGTCGGCATTGTCGCCACCACTAAAGAAGGTGTGATTACGCTGTTCAACTCGGGTGCCGAACGTATGTTGGGCTACTGTTCAGAGGAGATGGTTGGCATCCGTACACCAGTGATTTTTCATGACAGTGATGAACTGAAACAACGGGCACAGCAGCTGACGGAAGCCCTCGGCGTATCGGTTGACGGTTTTGATGTGCTGGTGGCGTTACCCGAACGGGAAGGCGCAGAAACCCGCGAGTGGACCTACATGACGCGCCAGGGCAAGCGCTTGACGGTGAGTGTATCGGTCACGGCAATTTGCTCTGAAAACAGCAACGAGGTGACAGGGTATCTGGGCATTGTCTTTGATATCACTCATCGCAAACGCACCGAAATGAAATTGCAGCAAAGCCTCAAGACGACCCAGGCCATTCTCGATACTGCCGTCAATCCGATTATCACCATGGATCGTTCCGGTAACATCAAGCTGTTTAATCCGGCGGCAGAACAGCTGTTCGGTTACTCGTCCGGGGAAATCATCGGCAGCAGTATCCGCATGTTGATGCCGCCGTCGGTCGATGCCGTCACGGATAATTTCATGCATTCACTGCTGATCGATATCGAAGCCTTTGCAGGCAGTAACCGTACATTTGAGCAGGAAATTCAGGCGATGCGTCATGATGGCAGCCTGTTTCCGGCGCAGATCAGCTTTGGTGCTGTAGAACAGGATGGCGGTCTGATTGTGGTCGGCGTGTTGACCGATTTATCCGAGCACTATCAGCATCAGCGCGTGGTTCAAAGTGCTATCAGCCAATTGGAAATGGCCGCTGAAGTGGCGGAATTGGGGGTCTGGAGCTGGGATACCGATACCGAGCTACTGACTTGGAATGATCGTATGTTCAGCCTGTATCAACAGCCGGTTGAGTTGAAAAATGAAGACTTGGAACTGGAGCGCTGGTCGGAACGAGTACACCCGGACGATCAGGTTATGGCTGAGTCGTTGCTGCGAACCTGCATGGATGTTGGCTATTTTGACACTGTGTTCCGGATTGTCTGGCCCGATGGCAACATCCGGCATATCCAATGCGCTGCTCGTGCCGAGCGCGCCAGTCATGGTCGGGTGATTCGTATCACCGGCATCAATCAGGACATCACCGAACAGATACTGCATGAAGCACACCTGCGGTATGCCAGAGATCAGGCCGATGCCTCCAGTGCGGCTAAATCCGCCTTTCTGGCCAATATGAGTCATGAAATCCGTACCCCCATGACCGCTGTGTTGGGCATGCTGGCCCTGTTACAACAAAGCCAGCTGACCGAGCGCCAGTCGGATTACCTGTCCAAGGCGCAGAATGCCGGGCGTTCGCTGCTGCTGCTGCTAAACGATGTGCTCGATTATTCCAAAATCGAAGCCGGTAAATTAGCGCTGGATGTTCACCCCTTCGATATGAACGAGCTGTTACGTACTCTGGGTGTTGTGATGGCAGGAAATCTGGGCCAAAAACCGGTTGAACTGGTGTTTGATATTACCCCCTGCTTACCCGTTCAATTCGAAGGGGATAGCAAGCGCTTGTTGCAGGTATTGATCAACCTGGCGGGCAATGCGCTGAAGTTTACGCCGTCAGGCCATGTCATGGTCAGGGTCAGTATTTTGGCCGACAGTGAACCGTCGATGGATTTGAGAATTGAGGTTATCGATACCGGGATCGGTATCTCCGACGAACAGCAGCAACGTATTTTCTCCGGCTTTATTCAGGCCGAAGCGTCAGTCAGTCGGCATTTTGGTGGCACCGGGCTGGGGCTGGTCATTTGCAAGCGCCTGGTGGAGCTGATGGGCAGCGAGTTGCAGCTGGAAAGCAGGCAGGATAGGGGCAGCCGTTTCTGGTTCGATGTAAAACTGCAACGGACGGACAATCGCAGCACATATCTGGCCTCTGCCGAAAATCCGCCCCGCCGGGTGTTACTGGTTGAAAACAAATCGCTGGTGGCAACACCGTTAATGCGTCTGGGCGAAGCGGCACACTGGGAAATGGTTCAGGCATTGGATGGGATTGCTGCGGTTGACTATATTGAGCAAGCCAACCAGCGTGAGCAGCCAGTGCATCTGGTGCTGCTGGATGCATCGATAGTGGGTATCCGGGTTGAGGAATTAATCTTGCGACTCAGGGTTGCACCATTAATGGGCCAGGCTCCTGCGGTCATTGTCCTTGGCGTCCTGGATGATCATTGTCAGCCCTTGTCCGAAGCGGCAGAAGAGGTTGCCTTCCTCTGTAAACCGGTGACGCCAGCAGAATTGTATCACGTTGCCAACGAGCTGCTGAACGGCAAGCAGATCGACGACAACGTCATCACCGGCTTGGCCAAACCCCGGCTTGAGGGCGTGAATTTACTGGTCGTGGAAGATAACGGCATCAATCGTGAAATAGTCAGTGAATTGTTACGACTGGAGGGCGCTCGGGTGGATCTGGCTGAAAGTGGACAGGAAGGCGTGAATCGCGTTAGCGACAATGCGCGACCTTACGACCTGGTACTGATGGACATCCAGATGCCCGGCATGGATGGCCTGGAAGCGACCCGATTGATTCGTACCCGTGTCAGCAAGGAACAATTGCCGATACTGGCCATGACCGCCAATGTGTCACTGGATGACTATGCTGAATGTATTGAGGCGGGTATGAATGGGCATGTGGGCAAGCCGATCGATCTCGATCGTATCGTCACAGCCATTCTTGCTACCATTGATCCTGCCAGATCTCCGTCCCGACCGGTAATGGCGAACGACCAGCAAAGTGGTGGTGAGACTGACGTACTGGTCGAGCCACTTGCTACCATTTTGCGCCGCTTCGGTGGCAAACAGGAGATCTACACGCGTTTGCTGGCGACGATAAAAGAAGATTTTGGCGTACTGCTGGAAAAACTGGCGCTGCAGCTGCAGTCGGCGGGCTGGCCCGAGGCCGCTGCCACACTGCATGCCCTGAAAGGCAATGCAGGCACGATGGGGGCGATCGGTCTGGCCAAGCGTGCTGCGGCGCTGGAGCCGGTGTTTGTGCAGGCCGGTTCGGAGGGGAACAACCTGCCGGATAGCGATAGCCTGATCGCCGAATTGAGGCACTTGTCTGAGCGCTCTGTCGTGGCATTACAGCAAGCGGTGCAGGCGCTTGATGGTATGCCGGAGGCAAAAGCAATGGCCGGGAGCCTGGTCTCGAGCCAGCCTGGTGTGTATGACAGGCCCCTGAGCTCTGTGACAGGCGAAGAGGATCAGGAAATAGCAAACTGGCTGAACAGTCTTGATGCCAGCCTGGACAATGGCGATATGAAGGTCGTGGAAATGGTGGAATGCTGTCCAGAAGTGATCCGCTCTGCTTATCCGCAATGGCTGGAGCCGTTGATTATGCAGATTGGAAGTCTTGAATTTGAACAGGCCAGGCAGACACTGCGCCAGATGCGGGGGGATCAATGA
- a CDS encoding diguanylate cyclase domain-containing protein: MNTAGSFNEWIPGLDRLPRLLVVDDQPLIIRVLNEIFKNECQVSMATDSRRVIEICRKQQPDLILLDIMMPGIDGYTVCRQLKADAMTADIPVIFVSSQQEVENELRGFDVGAVDFITKPVNPVLVYARVRTHIAVKIQRDLLRASALQDGLTGVSNRRRFEETLELNWKQDLREQRELSLIMVDLDYFKRYNDYYGHLEGDQCLIRVAQTIKAVLKRPSDSLSRYGGEEFVCLLPDTNQQGAKKVANDILLSIETLAIPHAESPLASQVSVSLGGATVKPNLTMNRADLIKAADIQLYQAKQQGRGRYMGIQLPADAAGTDCQTIVHDA; this comes from the coding sequence ATGAATACCGCAGGATCGTTTAATGAATGGATTCCGGGGTTGGATCGACTGCCCCGTTTGCTGGTTGTGGATGATCAGCCACTGATTATCCGGGTATTGAATGAAATTTTTAAAAACGAATGCCAGGTATCAATGGCAACAGACAGTCGTCGAGTTATTGAAATTTGCCGCAAGCAGCAACCGGATCTGATCTTGCTGGATATCATGATGCCCGGCATTGATGGTTATACCGTTTGCCGGCAGTTAAAAGCAGATGCCATGACCGCAGATATCCCCGTTATTTTTGTGTCATCACAGCAGGAAGTTGAAAATGAGCTGCGCGGATTTGATGTGGGGGCGGTGGACTTTATTACCAAACCCGTTAATCCGGTGCTGGTGTATGCCCGCGTGCGAACCCATATAGCGGTCAAGATTCAACGTGACTTGTTGCGTGCCAGTGCCTTGCAAGACGGACTGACCGGCGTTTCCAATCGCCGTCGTTTTGAAGAGACGTTGGAGCTGAACTGGAAGCAGGACTTGCGCGAGCAGCGTGAACTGTCGCTGATCATGGTGGATCTGGACTACTTCAAACGTTACAACGATTATTATGGCCATCTTGAAGGGGATCAATGTCTGATCCGGGTTGCACAGACCATCAAGGCGGTGCTCAAACGCCCCAGTGACAGCTTGTCGCGTTATGGCGGTGAGGAATTTGTTTGCCTCTTGCCGGATACCAACCAGCAAGGCGCCAAAAAAGTCGCCAATGATATCCTCCTCAGTATTGAAACCCTGGCGATACCTCATGCGGAATCTCCCCTGGCATCACAGGTTTCTGTCAGCCTGGGAGGTGCAACGGTGAAACCAAATTTAACCATGAATCGCGCCGATCTGATCAAGGCCGCTGATATCCAGTTATATCAGGCCAAACAGCAGGGCAGAGGGCGCTATATGGGGATACAACTGCCAGCGGATGCTGCGGGTACGGATTGCCAAACCATCGTTCACGATGCCTGA